GGCAGATAGAGGAGGAGAAGGGGCTCTCGGAGGAGACTATAGTCTCCAGCCTCGAGGCGGCGATGATCTCCGCCTATAAGAAATTTAAGGGCGGAAATCAGCACACCGAAGTCTACATAGATGTCGAAAATGGTGAATTCTCTCTTTACGAGGTATACGAGATCGTGGAAGAGGTGGTCAACCCCGACGCGGAGATGACCCTTGAAGAGGCAGAGCGCCGCGGATACAAGGAGCTCGAGGTCGGCGACATCATTCGCACCGAGGTGCTGCCGGAGGATTTCGGACGTATCGCGGCACAGACGGCGCGGCAGGTCATCATCCAGAAGCTCAAGGACGCCGAACGCCAGGTGGTATACGAACAGTTCTCCGACAAAATCGGGAATATCGTCACCGGCTCGATATTCAAAGCGGAGGGCGACCAGATACTCGTCCGTCTCAACGACAAGATGGAGGCGATCATGCCGAAGGAGGAGCGTATCCTCGGAGAAAAGTATATCCCCGGCAGCCGCTTGAAGTTTTATCTTCTCGACGTGCGCCAGACGACGCGCGGCCCGCGCATCATCGTTTCGCGTACCCATCCCGGACTTCTGCGCCGCCTGCTGGAGCTCGAGGTGCCTGAGATACAGGACGGCGTCGTTGAGATCCGCAACATCGTCCGTGAGGCGGGCACCCGCGCGAAGATTGCCGTGGCGAGCCTTGACGTCAACGTCGAACCGCTCGGCGCCTGTGTCGGCAAACAGGGCGGGCGTA
This genomic interval from Cloacibacillus sp. contains the following:
- the nusA gene encoding transcription termination factor NusA, which translates into the protein MQLGKDFKKVLRQIEEEKGLSEETIVSSLEAAMISAYKKFKGGNQHTEVYIDVENGEFSLYEVYEIVEEVVNPDAEMTLEEAERRGYKELEVGDIIRTEVLPEDFGRIAAQTARQVIIQKLKDAERQVVYEQFSDKIGNIVTGSIFKAEGDQILVRLNDKMEAIMPKEERILGEKYIPGSRLKFYLLDVRQTTRGPRIIVSRTHPGLLRRLLELEVPEIQDGVVEIRNIVREAGTRAKIAVASLDVNVEPLGACVGKQGGRIKSISSELNGERIDIIVFNNDPLKYIVNALSPAKVVRIEPLLDQDRSVIAYVRSDQLSLAIGKAGQNVRLAARLTGWKIDTKVKEEEKLPTMKDLFMDLSEIIDEDNK